One genomic window of Cystobacter ferrugineus includes the following:
- a CDS encoding hemerythrin domain-containing protein has product MNALKLLKNDHRTVEALFKQFEKAGDKAFKEKQEIARKIVKELSMHAAIEEQLLYPAARAHDERLEDQVLEALEEHHVAKWTLNEIERMSPEDERFDAKVTVLIESIRHHVKEEEAELFPKLERLMGKAELDALGAALEQAKLLAPTHPHPMSPDTPPGNVISDALAKILDMGRDAVREAGRRAGKVATRVMNRAKNPRGTAKASGGTAKRAASTKRAAATRRGARRTSAAR; this is encoded by the coding sequence ATGAACGCACTCAAGCTGCTCAAGAATGATCACCGCACGGTGGAAGCCCTTTTCAAGCAGTTCGAGAAGGCGGGTGACAAGGCCTTCAAGGAGAAGCAGGAGATCGCCCGGAAGATCGTGAAGGAATTGTCCATGCACGCCGCCATCGAGGAGCAGTTGCTCTACCCCGCCGCGCGTGCGCATGACGAGCGGTTGGAGGATCAGGTGCTCGAGGCGCTCGAGGAGCACCATGTGGCGAAGTGGACGCTCAATGAGATTGAGCGCATGTCGCCCGAGGACGAGCGCTTCGACGCGAAGGTCACCGTGCTCATCGAGAGCATCCGCCACCATGTGAAGGAGGAGGAGGCCGAGCTGTTTCCCAAGCTCGAGCGGCTGATGGGCAAGGCGGAGCTCGATGCGCTCGGCGCGGCCCTGGAGCAGGCGAAGCTCCTCGCCCCGACGCACCCGCACCCGATGTCTCCCGACACGCCACCCGGCAACGTGATCTCCGATGCGCTCGCGAAGATCCTCGACATGGGACGCGACGCGGTCCGTGAGGCGGGGCGCCGAGCGGGCAAGGTGGCCACCCGGGTGATGAACCGGGCCAAGAACCCGAGAGGGACGGCGAAGGCCAGCGGCGGCACGGCGAAGCGCGCGGCCTCGACGAAGCGCGCGGCCGCGACCAGGCGCGGCGCTCGACGGACCTCGGCGGCTCGCTAG
- a CDS encoding RluA family pseudouridine synthase — protein MKRRTFRVETVHAGHPLGEVLAGVLGLPREEVERLVGVGAVYVGGRRSRDAAVRLTPEQVVTVVLEEGGQSPLAAASTPRLEPRILHEDDRLLAVDKPAGMTAQPTEGRVGDSLVDWVGAHLQRPAGLVHRLDRETSGVTLFGKTPEATAALAEEFREGHARKRYLAAVGPVPLPAQGFIDLPLSKDPSRPGRWRATRAANGIPALTSYRVLFTGSDFLLVELLPQTGRTHQLRAHLTALGAPILGDSRYGGAPRAGGLAAPRCLLHARTLELAHPRTRAPVRFEAPVPEDLARFFSAAGLPAPSGAIPAAEPPGGQ, from the coding sequence ATGAAGCGCCGCACCTTCCGAGTCGAGACCGTTCACGCGGGCCACCCCCTGGGCGAGGTGCTGGCGGGCGTGCTGGGCCTGCCGCGCGAGGAGGTGGAACGGCTCGTGGGCGTGGGGGCGGTGTACGTGGGCGGGCGCCGCAGCCGCGACGCGGCGGTGCGACTGACGCCGGAGCAGGTGGTGACGGTCGTCCTCGAGGAGGGCGGACAGAGTCCCCTCGCGGCCGCGAGCACTCCCCGGCTCGAGCCGCGCATCCTGCACGAGGACGATCGGCTGCTCGCGGTGGACAAGCCGGCGGGCATGACGGCGCAGCCCACCGAGGGCCGCGTGGGCGACAGCCTCGTGGACTGGGTGGGGGCGCACCTTCAGCGCCCCGCGGGCCTGGTGCACCGGTTGGATCGGGAAACCTCCGGGGTGACGCTGTTCGGCAAGACGCCCGAGGCGACGGCCGCGCTCGCCGAGGAGTTTCGCGAGGGCCACGCCCGCAAGCGCTACCTGGCCGCCGTGGGCCCCGTGCCGCTGCCCGCTCAGGGATTCATCGACCTGCCCCTGTCGAAGGATCCCTCCCGTCCGGGCCGCTGGCGGGCGACTCGCGCCGCCAACGGGATTCCCGCGCTCACCAGCTACCGGGTGCTGTTCACCGGCTCGGACTTCCTCCTGGTGGAGCTGCTGCCCCAGACGGGTCGCACCCACCAGTTGCGCGCGCACCTGACCGCCCTGGGCGCGCCCATCCTCGGGGACTCGCGCTATGGCGGCGCGCCCCGGGCGGGTGGACTCGCCGCGCCCCGGTGCCTCCTGCATGCGCGCACCCTGGAGCTGGCTCACCCCCGCACGAGGGCTCCGGTCCGGTTCGAGGCCCCCGTGCCGGAGGACCTCGCCCGCTTCTTCTCGGCCGCGGGCCTCCCCGCCCCCTCGGGTGCCATCCCCGCCGCCGAGCCCCCGGGCGGACAGTGA
- a CDS encoding tetratricopeptide repeat protein translates to MAGVRNGKGADSPDKADTRPRAPAGPLRSREGAEGLDPVERHRQSASRLLREGHAARAFGEMVRASRALPMSPRLAAVLVAFSQLAGTEAAAIALLSSSLPSTRGDTRRAVRLQLARLLRRVGQKSRAIETLQSLVKEFPGDRRARRLIELLSGRAPSAPRPPRREGTPPGGFVVPPAPGAAGSPPIFSETLMFGATSWGEDEHTQENPAPPDARFSPRASSVDDRHGTPLETASPWARQEEEITSEASGLPFSTGDAPPSSPREDSEGAAFSHRRMTLDVTDDLPLDEDDAPAAPPPAALRSGAPVPWGQDDETGPSIPRLQRREQPEDPRLEAQLIARQAWRELAQFYLSRADATHELSVRAEALTRLAELLENELHDGVEAARVYGQIVALTGDKSALAEQVRLLSQRSDGDDWAVRRVLDEAVQRASTPEARASAFLARGERLLSTGEGALARADFEACLALAPQSLPALIGLARCVSEPERPGVAERLRAVLTTIARRAPLRAEGLRCLAELVSHPNGDARLAHWAWTEVLAENPGDAAAQEQLLELTRRLGDAEGLSRLLRASLAREPRGPVARKARLELVALQEAAGDQDAALAELRLAVRFEPGHKEAWLLLVERLIALGQNGEAAWALEHAATATEDDRERMGAWERLARFCRDVLGDAARAQVYANRADNLRTSLAEPRPLPPEPTRTASARLETTGARSPVLVPPPTAQADVSASAPTILEMPAVDLPLPPAKPAASTSRGRSAVTPPSAAPEPSAPAASADAPPASPWEAPPGKMDPVRRRAKGAPEPLPLAPASPDVTVTRALATPVARSTPASAESRPGAIERVRERPLDPAAYRDLSAFFQSRGDQARSTLMAEVSSALAGNREATVRFPRRPLTAEERAGLRHPGLRNPSGELLVAVGSALCRLFPTFGRAAGSSEPLRPDSGPGARAAMDALQAVARLLDVPLPDVYLSEDEGPPFSLVHPGSPRVLVGRLAVRQVLPEPELRFFAGRTLFCVGPDLLALRCLRKDQLLRAVAILGSVLREGSDFGPESRVVRDALHPRARERALGLLEAAQREFDATALAESARHSANRAGLVAGGGPGPALAALRQLKSSEAECIELVRFSASERYLPLRALGA, encoded by the coding sequence ATGGCTGGTGTGAGAAACGGTAAGGGCGCGGATTCACCGGACAAAGCAGACACTCGCCCGCGAGCGCCCGCTGGCCCCCTCCGCTCCCGCGAGGGCGCCGAGGGGCTCGATCCCGTCGAGCGGCACCGCCAGAGTGCCTCCCGGCTGCTGCGCGAGGGTCATGCGGCGCGCGCCTTTGGCGAGATGGTGCGCGCCAGCCGCGCCCTGCCCATGTCGCCGCGCCTGGCCGCCGTGCTCGTCGCCTTTTCTCAGCTCGCGGGAACCGAGGCCGCCGCCATCGCGCTCCTGTCCTCCTCGCTCCCCTCCACCCGGGGTGACACCCGCCGCGCCGTGCGGCTCCAGCTCGCCCGGCTGTTGCGCCGGGTGGGTCAGAAGTCCCGCGCCATCGAGACGCTCCAGTCCCTCGTCAAGGAGTTCCCCGGAGATCGCCGCGCCCGCCGGCTGATCGAGCTGCTCTCCGGACGCGCCCCCTCCGCTCCCCGGCCGCCCCGGCGCGAGGGCACTCCCCCGGGCGGCTTCGTGGTCCCGCCGGCGCCGGGCGCGGCCGGCTCGCCGCCCATTTTCAGTGAGACCCTGATGTTCGGCGCCACCTCCTGGGGGGAGGATGAGCACACACAGGAGAACCCGGCCCCGCCGGATGCGCGCTTCTCCCCGCGCGCTTCCTCCGTCGATGACCGGCATGGCACCCCGCTCGAGACGGCCTCTCCGTGGGCGCGGCAGGAGGAGGAGATCACCTCCGAGGCCTCGGGTCTGCCCTTCTCGACCGGCGACGCTCCTCCTTCGTCTCCGAGGGAGGACTCCGAGGGCGCGGCCTTCAGCCACCGGCGGATGACCCTCGACGTCACCGACGACCTTCCGCTGGACGAGGACGACGCCCCCGCCGCCCCGCCGCCCGCGGCGCTCCGCTCTGGCGCTCCCGTGCCCTGGGGCCAGGACGACGAGACGGGCCCCTCGATTCCCCGCCTGCAACGGCGCGAACAGCCCGAGGATCCGCGCCTGGAGGCCCAGCTCATCGCGCGTCAGGCCTGGCGCGAGCTGGCGCAGTTCTACCTGTCCCGCGCGGATGCGACCCATGAGCTGTCCGTGCGCGCCGAGGCCCTCACGCGGCTCGCCGAGCTGCTCGAGAACGAGCTGCACGACGGGGTGGAGGCGGCGCGCGTCTACGGGCAGATCGTCGCCCTCACCGGGGACAAGTCCGCGCTCGCCGAGCAGGTGCGGCTGCTGTCCCAGCGCTCCGACGGCGATGACTGGGCGGTGCGGCGCGTGCTCGACGAGGCGGTGCAGCGCGCGAGCACCCCCGAGGCCCGGGCCAGCGCCTTCCTGGCGCGCGGGGAGCGGTTGCTGTCCACCGGGGAAGGGGCGCTCGCCCGCGCCGACTTCGAGGCCTGCCTGGCGCTCGCGCCCCAGTCCCTGCCGGCGCTGATCGGCCTGGCCCGGTGTGTCTCCGAGCCGGAGCGGCCTGGAGTCGCCGAGCGGCTGCGCGCCGTGCTCACCACCATTGCCCGCCGTGCTCCCCTGCGCGCCGAGGGACTGCGCTGCCTCGCCGAGCTCGTCTCCCATCCGAACGGTGACGCGCGGCTCGCCCACTGGGCCTGGACGGAGGTGCTCGCGGAGAACCCTGGAGACGCCGCGGCCCAGGAGCAGTTGCTCGAGCTGACGCGGCGCCTGGGAGACGCGGAGGGGTTGAGCCGCCTGCTGCGCGCGAGCCTCGCGCGCGAGCCCCGGGGGCCGGTGGCGCGCAAGGCCCGGCTGGAGCTGGTGGCCCTGCAAGAGGCCGCGGGAGATCAGGACGCCGCGCTCGCCGAGCTGCGTCTGGCCGTGCGCTTCGAGCCCGGCCACAAGGAGGCCTGGCTGTTGCTCGTCGAGCGCCTCATCGCGCTCGGACAGAATGGCGAGGCCGCCTGGGCCCTGGAGCATGCCGCCACCGCCACCGAGGACGATCGCGAGCGCATGGGGGCCTGGGAGCGGCTCGCGCGCTTCTGCCGCGACGTGCTCGGGGACGCGGCCCGGGCCCAGGTGTACGCCAACCGCGCGGACAATCTGCGCACCTCCCTGGCCGAGCCCCGCCCGCTGCCTCCCGAGCCGACTCGCACCGCCTCCGCGCGGCTGGAGACGACCGGCGCTCGCTCCCCCGTCCTCGTTCCGCCTCCCACCGCGCAGGCCGATGTCTCCGCGTCCGCGCCCACCATCCTCGAGATGCCCGCGGTCGACCTCCCGCTCCCGCCCGCGAAGCCGGCGGCGTCCACCTCCCGGGGGCGCTCCGCCGTGACACCCCCTTCGGCCGCGCCCGAGCCTTCCGCTCCGGCCGCGTCCGCGGACGCTCCCCCGGCGTCTCCCTGGGAAGCGCCGCCGGGGAAGATGGACCCCGTGCGCCGCCGGGCGAAGGGGGCTCCCGAGCCGCTCCCGCTCGCGCCCGCCTCACCCGATGTCACCGTGACCCGCGCCCTCGCCACGCCGGTCGCCCGCTCCACGCCCGCTTCCGCCGAGTCCCGGCCGGGAGCCATCGAGCGCGTGCGCGAGCGTCCGCTCGATCCGGCGGCCTACCGCGATCTCTCGGCCTTCTTCCAGAGCCGGGGGGACCAGGCGCGGAGCACGTTGATGGCGGAGGTGTCCTCGGCGCTCGCGGGCAACCGGGAGGCCACGGTCCGCTTCCCGCGCCGTCCCCTCACCGCCGAGGAGCGCGCGGGACTGCGTCATCCAGGCCTGCGCAACCCGTCGGGCGAGCTGCTCGTCGCCGTGGGCTCCGCCCTCTGCCGTCTCTTCCCCACCTTCGGCCGGGCCGCGGGCTCGTCCGAGCCGCTTCGTCCGGACTCGGGCCCGGGGGCCCGCGCCGCCATGGATGCGCTGCAGGCCGTCGCGCGCCTGTTGGACGTGCCTCTGCCCGACGTCTACCTGTCCGAGGACGAGGGTCCGCCCTTCTCGCTCGTGCACCCGGGCAGCCCGCGCGTCCTGGTGGGCCGGCTCGCGGTGCGACAGGTGCTTCCGGAGCCGGAGCTGCGCTTCTTCGCCGGACGTACCCTGTTCTGTGTCGGGCCGGATCTGCTCGCGCTGCGCTGCCTGCGCAAGGATCAACTCCTGCGCGCGGTGGCCATCCTCGGCTCGGTGCTGCGCGAGGGCTCCGACTTCGGCCCCGAGTCGCGCGTGGTCCGCGACGCGCTGCACCCCCGGGCGCGCGAGCGGGCGTTGGGCTTGTTGGAGGCGGCCCAGCGCGAGTTCGATGCGACGGCGCTCGCGGAGTCGGCACGGCACTCGGCCAACCGCGCGGGACTCGTGGCGGGCGGCGGTCCGGGACCGGCCCTGGCGGCGCTGCGCCAGCTCAAGTCCAGCGAGGCGGAGTGCATCGAGCTGGTGCGCTTCTCCGCCTCCGAGCGCTACCTGCCCCTGCGGGCGCTCGGCGCCTGA
- the hutG gene encoding N-formylglutamate deformylase, whose translation MEPYLFKSGRIPLLVSMPHVGTQLPEGLHERLTDDAQGLPDTDWHLPLLYDFLEEVGASVLVARYSRYAIDLNRPPDDTPLYATATTGLFPETLFDGRPLYRSGAVPEPAERKARFETYWRPYHERLEQTLAGFHARHGVAVLLDAHSICSVVPRLFEGRLPDLNLGTADGRSLAPEVTERLVATCATSGYSHVLNGRFKGGYITRHYGRPAAGYHAVQLEMVQCNYMDEATPFTFREERAAALRPTLRRFVEVLADLARSGGRS comes from the coding sequence ATGGAGCCCTACCTCTTCAAATCGGGACGCATTCCGTTGCTCGTCAGCATGCCTCACGTGGGGACCCAGCTCCCGGAGGGGCTGCACGAGCGGCTCACCGACGATGCCCAGGGCCTCCCGGACACCGACTGGCACCTGCCGCTCCTTTATGACTTCCTCGAGGAGGTGGGCGCGAGCGTGCTGGTGGCTCGCTACTCGCGCTACGCCATCGATCTCAACCGCCCGCCGGATGACACGCCGCTCTACGCCACCGCGACGACCGGCCTCTTCCCCGAGACGCTCTTCGACGGGCGCCCGCTCTACCGCTCCGGCGCCGTTCCCGAGCCCGCCGAGCGCAAGGCACGCTTCGAGACGTACTGGCGGCCCTACCACGAGCGCCTCGAGCAGACGCTGGCCGGGTTCCACGCGCGGCATGGAGTCGCGGTGCTGCTCGATGCGCACTCCATCTGCTCGGTCGTCCCGCGGCTGTTCGAGGGGCGCCTGCCCGATCTCAACCTCGGCACCGCGGACGGGCGGAGCCTCGCGCCGGAAGTCACCGAGCGGCTGGTGGCCACGTGCGCCACGAGTGGCTACTCACACGTGCTCAACGGCCGCTTCAAGGGCGGCTACATCACCCGTCACTACGGGCGGCCCGCCGCCGGCTACCACGCGGTGCAACTCGAGATGGTGCAGTGCAACTACATGGACGAGGCCACGCCCTTCACCTTCCGCGAGGAGCGTGCCGCGGCCCTGCGGCCCACGCTCCGGCGCTTCGTCGAGGTCCTGGCCGACTTGGCCCGCTCCGGTGGCCGCTCCTGA
- a CDS encoding formimidoylglutamate deiminase, whose protein sequence is MSRETSLFCDSVLLADGWAEDVLLRFDDRGVITSVERGARPGEARARGPVIPGLPNLHSHAFQRAMAGLAERAGRTEDDFWTWRDTMYRFLARFTPEGLQAVAALLYLEMLKAGYTSVAEFHYLHHDREGTPYSDRAENSHRIVAAARETGIRLTHLPTLYAHGGFGGRAPTEGQKRFLNTVEGLLGIVESVRRVTAAEPSVRVGLALHSLRAVTPQELHEALAGMHSLDARAPLHIHIAEQTKEVEDCLAWSGERPVQWLLNRVPVDSRWCLVHATHLTPEEVTRLATSGAVAGLCPTTEANLGDGLFPAVDYLRQGGVFGIGSDSHISVSAPEELRLLEYGQRLVARRRNVLRVGSEDSVGAGLYRAAVAGGARALGLSAPGLDVGAPADLVVLDAEHPKLYGRTRDALLDSYLFASGSDCVRDVMVAGRFVVREGRHPAEDMLLARYRRELDLLLAVA, encoded by the coding sequence ATGAGCCGTGAGACGAGCCTGTTCTGCGACTCCGTGCTGCTGGCGGACGGCTGGGCGGAGGATGTGTTGCTGCGGTTCGATGACCGGGGCGTCATCACCTCGGTGGAGCGCGGGGCGCGGCCCGGGGAGGCGCGGGCCCGGGGACCGGTGATACCGGGGCTGCCCAACCTGCACTCTCATGCCTTCCAGCGCGCCATGGCCGGGCTCGCCGAGCGGGCGGGCCGCACCGAGGACGACTTCTGGACGTGGCGGGACACGATGTACCGCTTTCTCGCCCGGTTCACCCCGGAGGGCCTCCAGGCGGTGGCCGCGCTCCTGTACCTGGAGATGTTGAAGGCCGGCTACACCTCCGTCGCCGAGTTCCACTACCTCCACCATGACCGGGAGGGGACGCCGTATTCCGATCGTGCGGAGAACTCGCATCGCATCGTGGCCGCCGCGCGTGAGACGGGCATCCGGCTGACGCACTTGCCCACGCTCTATGCCCACGGTGGCTTCGGTGGACGCGCTCCCACCGAGGGGCAGAAGCGCTTCCTGAACACGGTGGAGGGACTGCTCGGCATCGTGGAGTCCGTGCGGCGGGTGACGGCGGCGGAGCCCTCGGTGCGCGTGGGCCTGGCGCTGCATTCGCTGCGCGCCGTGACGCCCCAGGAGTTGCACGAGGCGCTCGCCGGCATGCACTCGCTGGACGCGCGGGCACCGCTCCACATCCACATCGCCGAGCAGACCAAAGAGGTGGAGGACTGCCTGGCCTGGAGCGGTGAGCGCCCCGTGCAGTGGCTGTTGAACCGCGTGCCGGTGGACTCCCGGTGGTGTCTGGTGCACGCCACGCACCTCACGCCCGAGGAGGTGACACGGCTGGCCACCAGTGGCGCCGTGGCCGGCCTGTGCCCGACGACGGAAGCCAACCTCGGGGACGGGCTCTTCCCCGCGGTGGACTACCTGCGCCAGGGGGGCGTGTTCGGTATCGGCTCGGACAGCCACATCAGCGTCAGCGCACCGGAGGAGCTGCGCCTGCTGGAGTACGGCCAGCGGTTGGTGGCCCGGCGCCGCAACGTGCTGCGGGTGGGCTCGGAGGACTCGGTGGGGGCGGGCCTCTACCGCGCCGCCGTGGCCGGAGGTGCCCGGGCGCTGGGGCTGTCCGCTCCTGGGTTGGACGTGGGGGCTCCGGCCGACCTCGTCGTCCTCGATGCGGAGCACCCCAAGCTCTACGGGCGCACGCGAGATGCGCTCCTCGACTCCTACCTCTTCGCCAGTGGGAGCGATTGCGTGCGCGACGTCATGGTGGCCGGGCGCTTCGTGGTGCGCGAGGGGCGCCACCCCGCGGAGGACATGCTTCTGGCGCGCTACCGGCGCGAGCTGGACCTGCTGCTCGCGGTGGCCTGA
- a CDS encoding GlxA family transcriptional regulator, translated as MHLLVMHVVAIVALDEVVPFDLSVPTGVFQSVRLPGGRAGYEVRVCGVTPEVNAGAFTLRTRWGLEELARADTIILPGTSDVNAPVPEELLRAVRAAAASGTRVASICSGAFLLAATGLLDGRRATTHWLATDELARRHPEIHVDPDVLYVDEGQFLTSAGAAAGLDLCLHMVRLDHGAAVAADAARRSVMPLERDGGQSQFILHAPPAPDGSSLEPLLRWLDENLHEPLTLEDIARHAAMSVRTLNRRFREQMGTTPLQWILRARVRRAQFLLETTGHSVEAIAERVGFGSATAFREHFQRFVTTSPQAYRRAFRSAPAASH; from the coding sequence ATGCATCTTCTTGTCATGCACGTCGTGGCCATCGTCGCGCTGGACGAAGTCGTCCCGTTTGATCTGTCGGTCCCCACGGGGGTGTTCCAGAGTGTGCGGCTTCCTGGAGGCCGGGCGGGTTACGAGGTCCGGGTCTGCGGGGTGACGCCCGAGGTGAACGCCGGAGCCTTCACCCTGCGAACCCGCTGGGGCCTGGAGGAGCTGGCGCGAGCGGACACCATCATCCTTCCCGGCACTTCAGATGTGAACGCCCCCGTGCCGGAGGAGCTCCTGCGGGCGGTGCGCGCGGCGGCGGCCTCGGGGACACGCGTGGCCTCCATCTGCTCCGGGGCCTTCCTGCTCGCCGCGACCGGGCTGCTCGATGGACGGCGCGCCACGACCCATTGGCTGGCGACGGACGAGCTGGCGCGCCGCCATCCGGAGATCCACGTCGACCCGGATGTCTTGTATGTCGATGAGGGTCAATTCTTGACGTCGGCGGGCGCCGCGGCGGGGCTCGATCTCTGTCTGCACATGGTGCGGCTCGACCACGGCGCCGCGGTGGCGGCGGATGCGGCCCGGCGCTCGGTGATGCCGCTCGAGCGCGACGGCGGGCAATCACAGTTCATCCTGCACGCGCCGCCCGCCCCGGATGGCTCGTCCCTCGAGCCGTTGCTGCGCTGGCTCGACGAGAACCTCCACGAGCCGCTCACGCTCGAGGACATCGCGCGCCATGCGGCGATGAGCGTGCGCACGCTCAACCGCCGCTTCCGCGAACAGATGGGCACCACGCCCCTGCAGTGGATCCTCCGTGCCCGCGTGCGTCGCGCGCAGTTCCTGCTCGAGACGACGGGGCACTCCGTGGAAGCCATCGCGGAGCGGGTGGGCTTTGGCTCGGCGACCGCCTTTCGTGAGCACTTCCAGCGGTTCGTCACCACGAGCCCCCAGGCCTACCGCCGCGCGTTCCGCTCCGCTCCTGCCGCCAGCCACTGA
- a CDS encoding class I SAM-dependent methyltransferase: protein MSEADRQRWNARYQEGAGAREPSSFLRSLEQQLPRTGRALDVAGGVGQESLWLARRGLDVTCVDVSDIALERAAASAREAGLSLGLRRLDVEQEPLPPGPFALVLCLNYLWRPLFSAFAQVLAPGGLLVFAQPTRSNLTRHAHPSARFLLEDGELPGLLQGLELLSYTEAWTEEGRHEARLVARR from the coding sequence ATGTCCGAGGCCGATCGTCAGCGGTGGAACGCGCGCTACCAGGAGGGCGCCGGGGCCCGTGAGCCCTCGTCCTTCCTGCGCTCGCTCGAGCAGCAACTGCCGCGCACCGGCCGGGCCCTCGACGTGGCGGGAGGCGTGGGGCAGGAGTCGCTGTGGCTCGCCCGCCGGGGCCTGGACGTCACGTGCGTGGATGTCTCGGACATCGCCCTGGAGCGGGCCGCCGCCTCCGCGCGCGAGGCGGGGCTGTCGCTCGGGCTGCGGCGTCTGGACGTCGAACAGGAGCCCTTGCCGCCGGGCCCCTTCGCGCTCGTGCTCTGCTTGAACTACCTCTGGCGGCCCCTGTTCTCCGCGTTTGCCCAGGTGCTCGCGCCGGGCGGTCTGCTCGTCTTCGCCCAGCCCACCCGGAGCAACCTGACGCGGCACGCCCATCCCTCGGCCCGCTTCCTCCTGGAGGACGGGGAACTGCCCGGGTTGCTCCAGGGACTGGAGCTCCTCTCGTACACCGAGGCGTGGACGGAGGAGGGGCGCCACGAGGCGCGGCTGGTGGCGAGGCGCTGA
- a CDS encoding RluA family pseudouridine synthase — protein MSLQKLIVPREAAGARLDKFLSAQVPGLSLERARGLIEQGHVRIRGKKCQPTRKLWGGEEIELSRPEPRAPPARRFVEGPALPVLHDDASWVIVNKPAGLSVEPAGGNVPSVVELVAARLPPFDVEGQALPGVVHRLDRDTSGCLALARTDAAAAALERAFQEKRVDKRYWALVLGETPERERLEGPYGRDPRDPRRFTTKVRSARRAALSYEVRERLRGATLVEVKLETGRTHQIRVQLAEAGHPVLADALYGPDETRTHPAASAVGRHALHALRLSLPGVSVEAPLPEDFQRALALLRG, from the coding sequence ATGTCCCTCCAGAAGCTCATCGTTCCCCGCGAGGCCGCTGGTGCGCGGCTCGACAAGTTCCTCTCGGCGCAGGTGCCCGGGCTGTCGTTGGAGCGGGCACGAGGCCTCATCGAACAGGGCCACGTGCGCATCCGGGGCAAGAAGTGCCAGCCCACGCGCAAGCTGTGGGGCGGGGAGGAGATCGAGCTCAGCCGCCCCGAGCCCCGTGCTCCTCCGGCGAGGCGCTTCGTCGAGGGGCCCGCGCTGCCGGTGCTCCACGATGATGCCTCGTGGGTCATCGTGAACAAGCCAGCGGGGTTGAGCGTGGAGCCCGCCGGGGGGAATGTACCCTCGGTGGTGGAGCTGGTGGCGGCGCGGCTGCCGCCCTTCGACGTGGAGGGCCAGGCGCTGCCCGGCGTGGTGCACCGCCTGGACCGGGACACCAGCGGCTGCCTGGCGCTGGCGCGCACGGACGCGGCGGCGGCGGCGCTCGAGCGGGCCTTCCAGGAGAAGCGGGTGGACAAGCGCTACTGGGCGCTGGTGCTGGGCGAGACGCCCGAGCGCGAGCGGCTCGAGGGGCCCTACGGGAGGGATCCGCGCGACCCGAGGCGCTTCACGACGAAGGTGCGCTCGGCGCGGCGGGCGGCGCTCTCGTACGAGGTGCGCGAGCGGCTGCGGGGCGCGACGCTGGTGGAGGTGAAGCTGGAGACGGGGCGCACGCACCAGATTCGCGTGCAACTGGCCGAGGCGGGCCACCCGGTGCTCGCCGACGCCCTGTATGGCCCCGACGAGACGCGCACGCACCCGGCGGCGAGCGCGGTGGGCCGGCACGCGCTGCATGCGCTGCGCTTGTCCCTGCCCGGGGTGAGTGTCGAGGCCCCGCTGCCCGAGGACTTCCAACGCGCCCTGGCGCTGCTGCGCGGGTAG
- a CDS encoding class I SAM-dependent methyltransferase — MSIQRISEWLSHAARQLHRELAGITELARTEGPRSAAERMAETLAWRLSPARRSFARRLEHERVLEREFDERFGVDTWGESSLTEVGVPANKAREGNGIYRGIWADVFHEALRGTGLPVDDLTFVDYGAGKGKALLLASAYPFRRIVGVEFAPGLCEVARRNLAVFHSPTQRCFSLGVEGADALEWEPPAEPLLCFFFNPFSDEVMERVIARITESWYRIPRDIYLLYVNIRNTDEQARVFDRCPELTLLRRDRHALLAKVTPHVVHECPAAPFLTPE, encoded by the coding sequence GTGTCGATACAGCGGATCTCCGAATGGCTTTCTCATGCCGCGCGCCAGTTGCACCGGGAACTGGCTGGGATCACGGAACTCGCTCGCACGGAGGGCCCGCGCAGCGCGGCGGAGCGCATGGCGGAGACCCTTGCCTGGCGTCTGTCTCCGGCGCGGCGTTCCTTCGCGCGGCGTCTGGAGCATGAGCGCGTCCTGGAGCGGGAGTTCGACGAGCGATTCGGCGTGGACACCTGGGGCGAGTCCTCGCTCACCGAGGTGGGGGTGCCGGCCAACAAGGCGCGAGAGGGCAATGGCATCTACCGGGGCATCTGGGCGGATGTCTTCCACGAGGCGCTGCGCGGCACCGGGCTGCCCGTGGACGACCTGACGTTCGTCGATTACGGCGCCGGCAAGGGCAAGGCCCTGCTGCTCGCCTCGGCCTATCCCTTCCGCCGCATCGTGGGCGTGGAGTTCGCACCGGGCTTGTGCGAGGTGGCCCGGCGCAACCTCGCCGTGTTTCACAGCCCCACCCAACGCTGCTTCTCCCTGGGCGTGGAGGGCGCGGACGCGCTCGAGTGGGAGCCTCCCGCCGAGCCGCTGCTGTGCTTCTTCTTCAACCCCTTCAGCGACGAGGTGATGGAGCGGGTGATCGCCCGGATCACCGAGTCCTGGTACCGCATCCCCCGGGACATCTACCTGCTGTACGTCAACATCCGGAACACCGACGAGCAGGCCCGCGTCTTCGATCGCTGCCCGGAGCTGACCCTGCTGCGCCGCGACCGGCATGCGCTACTCGCCAAGGTGACACCCCACGTCGTCCACGAGTGCCCGGCGGCGCCATTCCTCACTCCGGAGTGA